Genomic segment of Parageobacillus genomosp. 1:
GCGCGGACTAACTTATTGGCTGTGCCATGCAAAGGAGAAAAAACAATTTTTAAATCTTTCGCCACTTCCGCAACCATTTCTGGATTTAGTTGAATCGTTTTTAATTGCTGAAGGTAAGCTTCATCGATTTCTTCGCCGATATAGGTAAGCAATCCGTTTTCAAGAAGTTCTTGTTCGCTTGCTACTTCAACCGTCAATTCATTTTCGACGGCATTGACGTATTGAATAATCGCATCTGCCACAGCTGGCGGGATTTGTCCGCCGTCTTGTCCATACACTTTAAACCCGTTATACTCCGGCGGATTATGGCTTGCAGTAATGACCACACCGGCAAACGCCCTAAGATAACGAACAGCAAACGACAACTCTGGCGTTGGACGAAGCTCTTTAAATAAGTAAGCTTTAATCCCATGCTTCCCAACCGTCTTAGCCACTTCCAACGCAAACTCCGGCGACTTATGGCGAGAATCATAAGCAATCACGACACCGCGCTCTTTTGCTTCTTCGCCTTGTTCAACGATATAACGCGCTAATCCTTCCGATGCTTTGCGGATTGTATAGATATTCATCCGATTCGTACCAGGACCAATTTCCCCGCGCATACCGCCTGTGCCGAATTCTAAGTTTTTGTAAAAACTATCTTCTAATTTTTTTTCATTATTCTGCATACGCAACAACTGTTCTTTTAATTCCGCATCGAGCTGCGGATAAGACAGCCATCTTTCTACCGATGCTCGCCAAGTCATTCTTCCATCCTCCTAATCATCATGGATGTGATACAATCATCCGCGCGTTTCCTTGAATTTGAAATAACCCTAATCGATAAGGGAGAATGAAATGACCATCTTTATGAATCTTCCATTTTTCTTATGTCATAAACGTTCCTTGTTCTAGCCTAAACACTTCTTGCACGTCCTAAATCATAAAAATAAAATATAGCCTCCCGTTGAACTACTTCAACAGGAGGCTGCCAAACTACTATTTATTGTTTCAACGCTTTGACACATACGTCAATAACCCTGATTTTGTTCCTCAACGGCCATACTAAAGCCAGACGGCTAACATATGCCATTGGCAAACAATTCATCCGAAACGCTCGACCTTCCTGATACGAATAATACGTTCCCCCGTTAAATACAGGCTACAAATGAAGCGGCTTCCATACAGGACGCGCTTCAATATTTCCCTTCGCAAGCGCGTTGATAATATCCATCGACGTTACGCCAAGCGTTTGCTGATCGATTGTCAACATCGTCAGCCAGTGGTTGGATATCGCGCCTTCCAATTCAGGCATAAAGTGAACGTCTTCGATATCCCCTAACGCTTGCACATAACATTCAAAAATCGCTCGTCTTGCTTCCACCCGCTCGTCCAACATTCCAGTGAGTTCATCCGATTCTAGTTGCGGTCTATAAAAATTTTCCCAACAAACATTGGTTAATTCCTTACTAACACTTCCTCCTGATACCCATTCGGATTACTTGACTGCCACCGCCAAGCATCACGGCACATTTCTTCAATCCCTCTTGTAGCAACCCAACCTAACTCCTCTTTTGCTTTAGTTGGGTCAGCATAACAAATGGCTACATCGCCTGGACGACGACCGACAATTTTGTACGGAATTTTAATTCCTGTCACTTTTTCAAAAGCAGATACAAGCTCAAGAACGCTGTATCCCCGTCCTGTGCCGAGATTATACGCCTCTACTCCTGTTGTGTTCATTACTTTCTCCAATGCTTTCACATGTCCGATTGCTAAATCAACGACATGAATATAATCGCGAACTCCAGTACCATCTACCGTTGGATAGTCATTGCCAAACACGCGAAGCTCTTTTAATTTTCCTACCGCCACTTGCGTAATATACGGCATTAAATTATTCGGGATGCCATTCGGATCTTCTCCAATACGACCGCTTGGATGAGCACCAATCGGATTAAAATAGCGTAAAAGGGCAATGCCCCAGCTGTTATCGGATACATATAAATCTCGTAAAATCTCTTCAATCATCAATTTCGTTCGCCCGTAAGGATTGGTTGCTTTGAGAGGAAAATCCTCAGAAATTGGTATACGCTCTGGCACACCGTATACAGTTGCCGAGGAGCTGAATACCATTTTCTTCACTCCATATTTTTGCATCACTTCACATAATATTAACGTGCCAGTAATATTGTTATGATAATAACGAAGGGGAATCGCTACCGACTCCCCAACTGCTTTAAGACCAGCAAAATGTATTACCGCATCAATTGGATTTTCAGAAAACACCATTTCAAGTTCATCTCTATTAAGCAAATCGACCTTATAAAAATTAAACTCTTTCCCCGTAATCTCGCTTACCCGTTTCAACGATTCTGGCTTACTATTAGAAAACGAATCGACAACAACAATGTCATAACCTGCATTCAACAATTCCACGCAGGTATGACTGCCGATATAGCCAGCGCCGCCGGTCACTAATATTTTTTCTCTCTTCATAATTACACCATTTCCCATGTTAAAATATCGTCTTCTTTAATATCTACTTTTGCTTCGCGCCCAATTACAAACTCAATGTATTTCGGAGAAATTCCTGTTCCCGGGCGCTTCCATGTTAACATTTCTTCTGTTATGACTGTTCCTTTTGGTATATCTTGTGTTGCCACCAGACTTCTTCTTGCATATTTAATTGCCTGTTTTTCTGCCTCCAATGGCTCTTTATATTTTTTACCAAGAACATCAAAGTAAATTTTCATATTATTCTTAAACACTTTAATGTCATTTTCATCCATTGCATGATAATGATCGTTTCCTTCAAGAGTCTTATCAAACGTATAATGTTTTTCAATAATTCTAGCTCCTAAAAATACAGCTGTATTTAAAGTCATCATTGACGGATCAGGTATTGTATGATCAGAATAACCAATGACATATTGTGGGAATACCTCTTTTAAATGTGTAATCATATTTAAATGTGCATCCTCATTTTTTGTAGGATAAGAAAGAACACAATGTAATAGTGCAATTTGAGAGTTTCCTTCCTCCTCAATAACTCTTACAGCTTCAGCTATTTCTCCTAATGTTGAAGCACCTGTAGATAAAATAATCGGTTTACCGTATCTAGCAATTTGTTTTAAGAAAGGATGATTTGTTAAATCTGCTGAAGCGATTTTAAACGCAGGCATTAACTCATTTAAAAACTCTGCTGATTCACTATCGAACGGGGTCGAAAGAAAATCGATTCCACATTCCTTACAATATTCTGCTAAAACTTTATATTCGTCAATCCAAAATGCATCATACTTTTTAAATAATTCATATTGCGAGGCACTTTTTTCTTTTGTACGATCCCAGTATGCTGGAGAATTCTTAGATGCAAGCTTTTCTGCCTTATATGTTTGAAATTTAATTGCATCAGCGCCTGCTTCAGCTGCTTTTCGAATCATGTCTTTTGCAATTTCAATATTACCGCCATGATTAACCCCTGCTTCGGCTATTAAATAAACATTATTACCATCTCTAGTAATACTTTTACCATTAATACTAATTTGAGTCATAAAATAATCACTCCTTATTTTTGTTCATCATTAAAGATAATACTTAATACTCTACTAATTCCATTTTTTAAATCATGACTAAGCATACGTCTATTCATAATTTTCCTTAACTCTATATCATTAATCAACCGGTTAAACGTATTTAAAATGGTTTCATCACTTACTTCGTGATGTATACCTAAATTTACAAAACCATTATAGTTGTGTCCAAAAAGATGAGTCATTTCTCGATAGTTTTGAGCAATAATTATTGCTGGTGTTCCAATCATCGCAATTTCATACATTGTTCTTCCTGCAGACGAAAAAATAATATCTGCATTATACATATGTTCAGCCATATTTTTAACATGATGAAAAACGCTTATTTGCCTATCTAACTTATTTACTTCTTCATATAGACTTTCAGAATTTAGATAACCTGGTCCAAGAATAATTGTAATATTAAAATCATATTTTGATTTTGATATAGCTTTAAGTGTTTTTAATGTTAAATTATTAGGATCTGTTCCCCCAAATGTAATTAGTACATTTTCGACCTTTTCAGTTATTTCTTTAGTTTTTGCATTTAAAAACTCATTTCTTGCACAATAATATTTCTCACCAGTATAAAAATTTTCAGATGGAACGGAACCTGGATATAGAGCATTAAAAACACCATCAGCAAATTCAGCACCATCACCCAAGTCTTCAAAATTGTATACCTTAATCCCCATTTCTTTCAGAGCTAGGATATATTCTTTAGATGTATCTAAAATATCATTTATCACAATATCTGGACTCAGCTCAGCAATCTTATTTAGAGAATTATTAACAAAAGTTTCTACTCTAAAATTTTGTTGTTTTACAATATCAATACCCAATTCATGTTGCTCATCCATTAGAAAAATAAGTTCATGATCCATAATATTATGCGCTAATGTAAGTGCACGATAAACATGTCCCAAACCAATTTCCTTATACCCATCTACTCTAATAACTACTTTTTTTCTTTTTAAGATTTTTTCAGCAATCCACCAATCCATCGGCGAATCTATATCAACACTTTCAAATTTATCAACTTCATATAGAGTCACTTTTTTACCGATTCGACTATCCGGAGTAATGACACTTCTTTTAGATGCTAAAACAGCTCCTGTTTCACGGTATTCAGGCGGAAGATACTGTCTATTTTTTCTTTCTTTATATTTAGGGATAAACATCCCATTTTCTTTTGTCCATGCTAAATGACGATCATCTACAGCTGTCAAAACTGTATCATAGTCTCCATCGATTAGAATTTCAATAACTTTATCTAGGGTCTCAGTTCTTAGCAAAGGTGAGGTTGGTTGAATTGTAACTATATATTCAAATGACATACCTTTTTTCTCCAAATTATCAACTACATCATAAATAACAGGGTCAAGAGGAACTTCATCAGATGCCAAATGTTTAGGTCTAAACATAATCTCTGCACCATACTTTTCTGCTATAGATGCAATTTCAGTATCATCTGTAGACACAATCACCTTATCAACATACTTCGATTTTTTTGCTGTTTCTATGGAGTATCCAATTAGTGGTTTGCCATTTAAATGGCGAATATTTTTCCTTGGAATTCCTTTTGAACCACCCCTAGCAGGAATAACTACTAAGGTATTCATAAAAAATCATCCCCTTCAATCTAACAAATAAAAACACAAAATATCAATTAGAATATTCAGATTTTAAGTATATCCACTAGATAAGAAAAGGAATCTCTCCCTAATTAATCAATTCATTTTTACTATTGATAATTTATAAAACACAAAAATTCTAAATCCTGCATTTAACAGATTTACACACGCATGGCTTTTAATATAACGAATACTACCTTTGACGTGAAAAGACATGTAGGAAGCTCATTGTTTGTATATTATTATTAATATCAGCTAGTAAAAACTAAATTAATTGCTTTTTTATTTATATTCCTTAATTATTTTCAGGAATTTTCCATTCATTAAAAGGAAATATATAACATATGATACTGA
This window contains:
- a CDS encoding DegT/DnrJ/EryC1/StrS family aminotransferase, translated to MLDERVEARRAIFECYVQALGDIEDVHFMPELEGAISNHWLTMLTIDQQTLGVTSMDIINALAKGNIEARPVWKPLHL
- the galE gene encoding UDP-glucose 4-epimerase GalE, whose product is MKREKILVTGGAGYIGSHTCVELLNAGYDIVVVDSFSNSKPESLKRVSEITGKEFNFYKVDLLNRDELEMVFSENPIDAVIHFAGLKAVGESVAIPLRYYHNNITGTLILCEVMQKYGVKKMVFSSSATVYGVPERIPISEDFPLKATNPYGRTKLMIEEILRDLYVSDNSWGIALLRYFNPIGAHPSGRIGEDPNGIPNNLMPYITQVAVGKLKELRVFGNDYPTVDGTGVRDYIHVVDLAIGHVKALEKVMNTTGVEAYNLGTGRGYSVLELVSAFEKVTGIKIPYKIVGRRPGDVAICYADPTKAKEELGWVATRGIEEMCRDAWRWQSSNPNGYQEEVLVRN
- a CDS encoding N-acetylneuraminate synthase family protein, producing the protein MTQISINGKSITRDGNNVYLIAEAGVNHGGNIEIAKDMIRKAAEAGADAIKFQTYKAEKLASKNSPAYWDRTKEKSASQYELFKKYDAFWIDEYKVLAEYCKECGIDFLSTPFDSESAEFLNELMPAFKIASADLTNHPFLKQIARYGKPIILSTGASTLGEIAEAVRVIEEEGNSQIALLHCVLSYPTKNEDAHLNMITHLKEVFPQYVIGYSDHTIPDPSMMTLNTAVFLGARIIEKHYTFDKTLEGNDHYHAMDENDIKVFKNNMKIYFDVLGKKYKEPLEAEKQAIKYARRSLVATQDIPKGTVITEEMLTWKRPGTGISPKYIEFVIGREAKVDIKEDDILTWEMV
- the pseG gene encoding UDP-2,4-diacetamido-2,4,6-trideoxy-beta-L-altropyranose hydrolase, with amino-acid sequence MNTLVVIPARGGSKGIPRKNIRHLNGKPLIGYSIETAKKSKYVDKVIVSTDDTEIASIAEKYGAEIMFRPKHLASDEVPLDPVIYDVVDNLEKKGMSFEYIVTIQPTSPLLRTETLDKVIEILIDGDYDTVLTAVDDRHLAWTKENGMFIPKYKERKNRQYLPPEYRETGAVLASKRSVITPDSRIGKKVTLYEVDKFESVDIDSPMDWWIAEKILKRKKVVIRVDGYKEIGLGHVYRALTLAHNIMDHELIFLMDEQHELGIDIVKQQNFRVETFVNNSLNKIAELSPDIVINDILDTSKEYILALKEMGIKVYNFEDLGDGAEFADGVFNALYPGSVPSENFYTGEKYYCARNEFLNAKTKEITEKVENVLITFGGTDPNNLTLKTLKAISKSKYDFNITIILGPGYLNSESLYEEVNKLDRQISVFHHVKNMAEHMYNADIIFSSAGRTMYEIAMIGTPAIIIAQNYREMTHLFGHNYNGFVNLGIHHEVSDETILNTFNRLINDIELRKIMNRRMLSHDLKNGISRVLSIIFNDEQK